In one window of Syngnathus scovelli strain Florida chromosome 20, RoL_Ssco_1.2, whole genome shotgun sequence DNA:
- the magl gene encoding MAX gene-associated protein isoform X1 encodes MPATQPQPTTMEDQDVEEGPTASVPTSDPVTAVPSSTPPSPTSGISMASNGDGVTALHSPAEASPAKPAVALPTISGTSPAASHIVSASDSPAYAASIMKSTVVDFGNPNAGNEYPNTLTCKGVSVTLENDRVWKQFHNCGTEMILTKPGRRMFPYCRYRLTGLDPERHYSLMLSIVPSDKYKYRWNSPKWEVVGPAEYQAQVMVRAFTHHYSPCSGSDLMGCMLSFYKLKVTNNPKDLEGHIVLTSMHRYIPQLHVIPLLNDDVTPPVMGPESLTFTFPQTEFMAVTTYQNFLVTQLKINHNPFAKGFREDRDEPRLRSVSMEMLRGNMGPHEEQPGSKPLDESHDSTYDHTEQNGDIDNDESPSKRPLIETPKVSVASVPRTFGRCNRNGRWSRLKGRSNLAASLSAAASVSAESELDEVEGLTFVSFATREALESHIRAEPSYKSTPVSPDSSLMTPVQSMETEEATAETTEEKIVRLEAILLEDLKVAKYRQVIHPVLQEVGLKLSSLDPSMPIDLLYLGVRLPLPPLSLPAQDGDSEGLAFISRTGKTSDMTKIKGWKNKFVHSKQPCDGSQKNMSAFCSNMLDAYLESEAQHISARAAAFSAGPEAPVAYRLPSKSASYVKTLDSALKHRKPTIADINNRPCPLSFKPLLYAALTSPPPHLATTAASSSASRPHRPAQTSQLISSVAQQKLLEMEDDVVSQGCSRTQLTSERVSTSLAVMLTKEKLQQQTEKSPPHSARKAARTKCGQEFCRLGCVCFSLLYPVVGPLHCRQPACMFGCTCTKQTTQDGLLQDKATAAGTALVYKQCSTSKTKKLWNRNCLDTDQDPLFQPKSQCVPPAKPLEPYKAPLKPYKAPPSQQIQEEEKDPVYKYLESFLTCARVRAFNSKPPSQNKLDYIPSLATNSIKQSRPTSEPKKQENLVSKEKMAKKQIEIQSVCNWEEDQEMILETLCRRLHQDKLSEPFSIGPYLIHPVTKIFIQKPSGSHLTYRVRVSRPSKIRDGIEHSYNKAGEDPEQSVQHSEVKPFLAGVLPAGLMVARTKPVGQQASELIQVNGKSYNYVNLLLGSMGALHPANRLAAYATGRLQLRADLTRRVDQTATATSVHKVNEKPANQNLENAKPAHQNSMATGRLLPLVMSAKSINDVQTHPRLFQLLKQPCVKKEPESPPSRQLAPLTAINPFQRTPRSPVSLTVSPSLKTPSFLSQSGTYTFRICPPSYQGEKDKNLSSVNLPGGFSLICLPKPAGPNEPKSQAAQEGTSNGSVMASDINGSQAIKDEHLSSSSDCESSMSDDSADSDVDSIIDIESIEDSKQLVAQYKPPVLCTDNPNESRTKKRRNHSVIEKQRRIEHRALFDELQKVLGQDGGSRLHLLSLALREIQMLKFFSEGLLERKKKLAQIQALHVKKLSSLSGKPEDLIKRNLSMVFSSLKYKGSSKAKPFFMRLYQSKEEPAKDATTTSPPSPVLAAPPTPKPQLLPPTPPPVDPTHQLEAPSLPSPAPQKPVQHNKSPPAQPNKCNKTPPPAQRFAIPLIRSKTGRLILPSSMKPAAQGIYTLMLMNPKQDADVTSTNSSNNDLTDSLDRASPTDVDQDSPVQKLTVYSREQMIPLSNSSPLPTRRPRGRPRKTQRILKSKTKPEKDIMFIPNSRKKQPAQRRRGRPRKSEPVATLGDAVGHRAATSEDAVGCGASRPRTRGSLGKDFPSAKRQSWIDIEMELDPDSDSD; translated from the exons ATGCCCGCGACACAGCCTCAACCCACAACAATGGAGGACCAGGATGTTGAGGAGGGACCCACGGCTAGCGTCCCCACTTCAGATCCCGTCACCGCCGTCCCTTCCTCCACGCCTCCTTCTCCCACCAGCGGCATCTCTATGGCGAGTAATGGTGACGGTGTGACAGCGCTCCACTCCCCCGCTGAGGCCAGTCCAGCAAAACCCGCCGTGGCGCTACCCACCATTTCTGGGACGAGCCCAGCCGCTTCGCACATTGTGTCGGCATCGGACTCTCCAGCATATGCTGCGAGCATCATGAAATCAACGGTAGTGGATTTTGGGAACCCGAACGCGGGCAATGAGTACCCTAACACGCTGACGTGCAAAGGCGTGAGCGTGACGCTGGAGAACGACCGCGTGTGGAAGCAGTTCCACAACTGTGGCACGGAGATGATCCTCACCAAGCCGGGCCGCCGCATGTTCCCGTACTGCCGCTATCGCCTGACTGGACTGGACCCGGAGCGGCACTACAGCCTAATGCTCTCCATTGTACCGTCGGATAAGTACAAGTATCGCTGGAACTCGCCCAAGTGGGAGGTGGTGGGGCCGGCAGAGTATCAGGCCCAGGTTATGGTACGGGCCTTTACCCACCACTACTCGCCGTGCAGCGGCTCAGACCTGATGGGCTGCATGCTGTCCTTCTATAAACTGAAAGTGACCAACAACCCCAAAGACTTGGAGGGCCACATTGTCCTCACCTCAATGCATCGCTACATCCCCCAACTCCACGTCATCCCCCTGCTCAATGATGACGTCACACCACCGGTCATGGGACCGGAAAGCTTGACGTTCACCTTCCCGCAGACAGAATTCATGGCAGTGACCACCTACCAGAATTTTCTCGTCACACAGCTGAAGATCAACCACAATCCTTTCGCCAAGGGCTTCAGGGAGGACCGGGACGAACCCCGCTTGCGCAGCGTCTCAATGGAGATGCTCCGGGGTAACATGGGACCACATGAGGAGCAACCAGGAAGCAAACCTCTGGACGAAAG CCATGACTCGACTTACGACCACACTGAGCAAAATGGTGACATCGATAACGACGAGTCGCCCAGCAAACGGCCCCTCATCGAAACCCCAAAAGTATCTGTGGCCTCGGTCCCGAGAACCTTTGGTAGGTGCAACAGGAACGGCCGCTGGAGCAGATTGAAGGGAAGATCGAATCTGGCGGCGTCGTTGTCTGCGGCAGCGAGTGTCTCTGCTGAGTCTGAATTGGATGAAGTCGAGGGCCTCACCTTTGTTTCATTCGCCACCAGG GAAGCTCTGGAGAGTCACATCCGAGCCGAGCCATCCTATAAGTCTACGCCGGTCTCGCCTGATTCCTCCTTGATGACTCCCGTGCAATCAATGGAAACTG AGGAGGCGACTGCAGAGACGACTGAGGAGAAGATTGTTCGCCTGGAGGCCATCTTACTAGAGGACCTCAAAGTGGCCAAGTACAGACAGGTGATCCACCCTGTCCTGCAGGAAG TGGGCTTGAAGTTGAGCTCTCTGGATCCCAGTATGCCCATTGACCTGCTCTACTTGGGGGTTCGCCTGCCACTGCCACCCCTCAGCCTCCCAGCGCAGGATGGTGACA GTGAGGGTTTGGCTTTCATCTCCCGAACAGGAAAAACAAGTGACATGACCAAAATAAAGGGTTGGAAAAACAAGTTTGTTCATAGCAAGCAGCCATGCGATG GCTCCCAGAAGAACATGTCGGCCTTCTGCAGCAACATGCTGGACGCATACCTGGAGAGCGAGGCCCAGCATATCAGCGCGCGCGCCGCCGCCTTCTCCGCCGGCCCCGAGGCCCCCGTGGCCTACCGGCTGCCATCCAAGAGCGCCAGCTACGTAAAGACGCTGGACAGTGCCCTCAAGCACCGCAAGCCCACCATTGCTGACATCAACAACAGGCCCTGCCCGCTCTCCTTTAAGCCGCTGCTCTATGCTGCATTGACATCGCCGCCGCCACACCTGGCGACCACGGCCGCTTCCAGTAGTGCTTCTCGTCCACACAG ACCGGCGCAGACTTCTCAGCTGATATCATCAGTCGCCCAGCAGAAACTGCTTGAGATGGAAGACGACGTCGTCAGCCAGGGTTGCTCACGAACTCAACTGACCTCCGAAAGGGTCTCAACCTCGCTAGCTGTGATGCTAACCAAAGAG AAGCTGCAACAGCAGACTGAGAAATCGCCCCCGCATTCAGCCAGGAAGGCCGCAAGAACGAAATGCGGACAAGAGTTCTGCCGACTAGGCTGCGTATGCTTCAGCCTTCTTTATCCTGTCGTGGGGCCGCTCCACTGCCGCCAGCCCGCCTGCATGTTTGGCTGTACGTGCACCAAGCAGACGACACAGGATGGTCTATTGCAAGATAAAGCGACCGCTG caggcaccgctctGGTGTATAAGCAGTGTTCCACCTCAAAGACGAAAAAACTGTGGAATCGCAATTGTTTAGACACAGATCAAGATCCCCTCTTTCAACCCAAAAGCCAATGTGTGCCCCCTGCAAAGCCTCTCGAGCCGTATAAGGCGCCTCTCAAACCGTATAAGGCACCTCCCAGCCAACAG ATTCAAGAAGAAGAGAAGGATCCTGTGTACAAGTATTTGGAGAGCTTCCTGACGTGCGCGCGGGTTCGCGCCTTCAACAGCAAGCCACCGTCTCAAAACAAACTTGATTACATACCATCCCTGGCCACCAACTCCATCAAGCAGAGCCGGCCCACCAGTGAGCCCAAAAAGCAAG AAAACTTGGTATCCAAAGAGAAGATGGCTAAAAAACAAATTGAGATCCAATCAGTATGTAACTGGGAGGAAGACCAAGAAATGATCTTGGAGACTTTGTGCAGGCGCCTTCATCAGGATAAACTCTCAGAGCCCTTCAGCATTGGACCGTATCTCATCCATCCTGTCACCAAGATCTTTATCCAAAAGCCCAGTGGGTCCCACCTCACCTATAGA GTACGTGTTAGTCGACCGTCAAAAATTCGCGATGGAATCGAGCATAGCTACAATAAGGCGGGAGAAGACCCCGAGCAGTCCGTGCAGCACTCAGAAGTCAAGCCCTTCCTGGCTGGTGTGTTGCCCGCTGGACTGATGGTGGCCAGAACCAAACCAGTTGGCCAACAAGCCTCTGAACTCATACAG GTGAATGGCAAAAGCTACAATTATGTTAACCTGTTGCTAGGCAGCATGGGTGCACTCCACCCAGCCAATCGACTAGCAGCATACGCTACGGGTAGGCTGCAGCTGCGTGCAGACCTTACTCGCAGGGTGGACCAGACCGCTACTGCCACCAGCGTGCACAAAGTTAACGAAAAGCCTGCCAATCAAAACTTAGAGAATGCAAAACCTGCTCATCAAAACTCGATGGCTACTGGCAGATTGCTACCCTTGGTGATGTCGGCAAAGAGCATCAATGATGTCCAGACCCATCCTCGGCTTT TTCAATTGTTAAAGCAACCATGTGTGAAAAAAGAACCCGAAAGTCCACCATCGAGGCAGTTGGCCCCCCTCACCGCCATCAACCCTTTCCAGCGGACACCCCGCTCGCCAGTCTCACTCACTGTGTCGCCCTCGCTGAAGACGCCCAGCTTTTTGAGCCAGAGCGGCACCTACACCTTCAGAATCTGCCCGCCATCATACCAGGGCGAGAAGGACAAAAACCTTTCCAGCGTCAACTTACCGGGGGGTTTTAGCCTCATTTGTTTACCAAAGCCAGCGGGTCCAAACGAACCCAAAAGTCAAGCTGCTCAGGAGGGGACATCTAATGGCTCTGTAATGGCGTCGGACATTAATGGAAGCCAGGCAATAAAAGACGAGCACCTGAGTTCTTCGTCAGATTGCGAATCCAGTATGAGTGATGACAGCGCAGACAGTGAC GTGGACTCCATCATAGACATTGAGAGCATTGAGGACTCCAAACAGCTAGTGGCCCAATACAAGCCACCTGTACTGTGCACGGACAACCCCAATGAGTCCAGAACGAAGAAGCGCAGGAACCACTCCGTCATCGAGAAGCAACGCCGCATAGAGCACCGTGCGCTTTTTGACGAGCTGCAGAAGGTGCTCGGCCAAGATGGAGGTTCCAGACTGCACCTTCTCTCACTG GCTTTGAGGGAAATCCAAATGCTGAAGTTCTTCTCTGAGGGCCTGctggagaggaagaagaagctgGCCCAGATCCAGGCGCTTCACGTGAAGAAATTGTCTTCCTTGTCTG gtaAGCCTGAAGACCTGATCAAACGCAATTTGAGCATGGTTTTCAGTAGCTTGAAGTACAAAGGCAGCTCCAAAGCAAAGCCTTTCTTCATGCGTCTGTACCAATCAAAAGAGGAGCCTGCCAAAGACGCCACCACCACCAGTCCGCCTTCCCCAGTCTTAGCCGCGCCACCGACACCAAAGCCTCAGCTCCTTCCACCAACGCCGCCACCTGTAGACCCAACACACCAGCTTGAAGCACCGTCACTTCCATCTCCCGCTCCCCAAAAGCCTGTCCAACACAATAAATCGCCTCCCGCTCAACCCAACAAATGCAACAAGACTCCTCCACCCGCACaacgatttgccatccctctaatTCGCTCCAAGACAGGCAGACTCATCCTGCCTTCGTCCATGAAACCTG CAGCTCAAGGCATCTACACGCTCATGCTCATGAACCCCAAACAGGATGCCGACGTTACGTCTACCAACTCTTCTAACAATGACTTAACCGACTCCCTGGACCGAGCATCACCTACGGACGTGGACCAGGACAGTCCCGTTCAAAAACTGACCGTGTATTCCAGGGAACAGATGATACCACTCTCCAATTCGAGTCCGTTACCAACGCGGCGGCCTAGAGGCAGACCTCGAAAAACCCAAAGAATCctgaaaagtaaaacaaaaccaGAGAAGGACATAATGTTCATCCCGAACAGCCGTAAGAAACAGCCGGCTCAACGCAGGAGAGGGCGGCCTCGCAAGAGCGAGCCCGTAGCAACCTTGGGGGATGCTGTTGGTCATAGGGCAGCGACCTCTGAGGATGCTGTTGGTTGTGGAGCATCGCGGCCGCGCACGCGAGGCTCCTTGGGTAAGGACTTCCCCAGTGCCAAGCGGCAGTCTTGGATAGACATAGAGATGGAGCTGGACCCCGATTCAGACTCTGACTAA
- the magl gene encoding MAX gene-associated protein isoform X3, which translates to MPATQPQPTTMEDQDVEEGPTASVPTSDPVTAVPSSTPPSPTSGISMASNGDGVTALHSPAEASPAKPAVALPTISGTSPAASHIVSASDSPAYAASIMKSTVVDFGNPNAGNEYPNTLTCKGVSVTLENDRVWKQFHNCGTEMILTKPGRRMFPYCRYRLTGLDPERHYSLMLSIVPSDKYKYRWNSPKWEVVGPAEYQAQVMVRAFTHHYSPCSGSDLMGCMLSFYKLKVTNNPKDLEGHIVLTSMHRYIPQLHVIPLLNDDVTPPVMGPESLTFTFPQTEFMAVTTYQNFLVTQLKINHNPFAKGFREDRDEPRLRSVSMEMLRGNMGPHEEQPGSKPLDESHDSTYDHTEQNGDIDNDESPSKRPLIETPKVSVASVPRTFGRCNRNGRWSRLKGRSNLAASLSAAASVSAESELDEVEGLTFVSFATREALESHIRAEPSYKSTPVSPDSSLMTPVQSMETEEATAETTEEKIVRLEAILLEDLKVAKYRQVIHPVLQEVGLKLSSLDPSMPIDLLYLGVRLPLPPLSLPAQDGDSEGLAFISRTGKTSDMTKIKGWKNKFVHSKQPCDGSQKNMSAFCSNMLDAYLESEAQHISARAAAFSAGPEAPVAYRLPSKSASYVKTLDSALKHRKPTIADINNRPCPLSFKPLLYAALTSPPPHLATTAASSSASRPHRPAQTSQLISSVAQQKLLEMEDDVVSQGCSRTQLTSERVSTSLAVMLTKEKLQQQTEKSPPHSARKAARTKCGQEFCRLGCVCFSLLYPVVGPLHCRQPACMFGCTCTKQTTQDGLLQDKATAGTALVYKQCSTSKTKKLWNRNCLDTDQDPLFQPKSQCVPPAKPLEPYKAPLKPYKAPPSQQIQEEEKDPVYKYLESFLTCARVRAFNSKPPSQNKLDYIPSLATNSIKQSRPTSEPKKQENLVSKEKMAKKQIEIQSVCNWEEDQEMILETLCRRLHQDKLSEPFSIGPYLIHPVTKIFIQKPSGSHLTYRVRVSRPSKIRDGIEHSYNKAGEDPEQSVQHSEVKPFLAGVLPAGLMVARTKPVGQQASELIQVNGKSYNYVNLLLGSMGALHPANRLAAYATGRLQLRADLTRRVDQTATATSVHKVNEKPANQNLENAKPAHQNSMATGRLLPLVMSAKSINDVQTHPRLFQLLKQPCVKKEPESPPSRQLAPLTAINPFQRTPRSPVSLTVSPSLKTPSFLSQSGTYTFRICPPSYQGEKDKNLSSVNLPGGFSLICLPKPAGPNEPKSQAAQEGTSNGSVMASDINGSQAIKDEHLSSSSDCESSMSDDSADSDVDSIIDIESIEDSKQLVAQYKPPVLCTDNPNESRTKKRRNHSVIEKQRRIEHRALFDELQKVLGQDGGSRLHLLSLALREIQMLKFFSEGLLERKKKLAQIQALHVKKLSSLSGKPEDLIKRNLSMVFSSLKYKGSSKAKPFFMRLYQSKEEPAKDATTTSPPSPVLAAPPTPKPQLLPPTPPPVDPTHQLEAPSLPSPAPQKPVQHNKSPPAQPNKCNKTPPPAQRFAIPLIRSKTGRLILPSSMKPAAQGIYTLMLMNPKQDADVTSTNSSNNDLTDSLDRASPTDVDQDSPVQKLTVYSREQMIPLSNSSPLPTRRPRGRPRKTQRILKSKTKPEKDIMFIPNSRKKQPAQRRRGRPRKSEPVATLGDAVGHRAATSEDAVGCGASRPRTRGSLGKDFPSAKRQSWIDIEMELDPDSDSD; encoded by the exons ATGCCCGCGACACAGCCTCAACCCACAACAATGGAGGACCAGGATGTTGAGGAGGGACCCACGGCTAGCGTCCCCACTTCAGATCCCGTCACCGCCGTCCCTTCCTCCACGCCTCCTTCTCCCACCAGCGGCATCTCTATGGCGAGTAATGGTGACGGTGTGACAGCGCTCCACTCCCCCGCTGAGGCCAGTCCAGCAAAACCCGCCGTGGCGCTACCCACCATTTCTGGGACGAGCCCAGCCGCTTCGCACATTGTGTCGGCATCGGACTCTCCAGCATATGCTGCGAGCATCATGAAATCAACGGTAGTGGATTTTGGGAACCCGAACGCGGGCAATGAGTACCCTAACACGCTGACGTGCAAAGGCGTGAGCGTGACGCTGGAGAACGACCGCGTGTGGAAGCAGTTCCACAACTGTGGCACGGAGATGATCCTCACCAAGCCGGGCCGCCGCATGTTCCCGTACTGCCGCTATCGCCTGACTGGACTGGACCCGGAGCGGCACTACAGCCTAATGCTCTCCATTGTACCGTCGGATAAGTACAAGTATCGCTGGAACTCGCCCAAGTGGGAGGTGGTGGGGCCGGCAGAGTATCAGGCCCAGGTTATGGTACGGGCCTTTACCCACCACTACTCGCCGTGCAGCGGCTCAGACCTGATGGGCTGCATGCTGTCCTTCTATAAACTGAAAGTGACCAACAACCCCAAAGACTTGGAGGGCCACATTGTCCTCACCTCAATGCATCGCTACATCCCCCAACTCCACGTCATCCCCCTGCTCAATGATGACGTCACACCACCGGTCATGGGACCGGAAAGCTTGACGTTCACCTTCCCGCAGACAGAATTCATGGCAGTGACCACCTACCAGAATTTTCTCGTCACACAGCTGAAGATCAACCACAATCCTTTCGCCAAGGGCTTCAGGGAGGACCGGGACGAACCCCGCTTGCGCAGCGTCTCAATGGAGATGCTCCGGGGTAACATGGGACCACATGAGGAGCAACCAGGAAGCAAACCTCTGGACGAAAG CCATGACTCGACTTACGACCACACTGAGCAAAATGGTGACATCGATAACGACGAGTCGCCCAGCAAACGGCCCCTCATCGAAACCCCAAAAGTATCTGTGGCCTCGGTCCCGAGAACCTTTGGTAGGTGCAACAGGAACGGCCGCTGGAGCAGATTGAAGGGAAGATCGAATCTGGCGGCGTCGTTGTCTGCGGCAGCGAGTGTCTCTGCTGAGTCTGAATTGGATGAAGTCGAGGGCCTCACCTTTGTTTCATTCGCCACCAGG GAAGCTCTGGAGAGTCACATCCGAGCCGAGCCATCCTATAAGTCTACGCCGGTCTCGCCTGATTCCTCCTTGATGACTCCCGTGCAATCAATGGAAACTG AGGAGGCGACTGCAGAGACGACTGAGGAGAAGATTGTTCGCCTGGAGGCCATCTTACTAGAGGACCTCAAAGTGGCCAAGTACAGACAGGTGATCCACCCTGTCCTGCAGGAAG TGGGCTTGAAGTTGAGCTCTCTGGATCCCAGTATGCCCATTGACCTGCTCTACTTGGGGGTTCGCCTGCCACTGCCACCCCTCAGCCTCCCAGCGCAGGATGGTGACA GTGAGGGTTTGGCTTTCATCTCCCGAACAGGAAAAACAAGTGACATGACCAAAATAAAGGGTTGGAAAAACAAGTTTGTTCATAGCAAGCAGCCATGCGATG GCTCCCAGAAGAACATGTCGGCCTTCTGCAGCAACATGCTGGACGCATACCTGGAGAGCGAGGCCCAGCATATCAGCGCGCGCGCCGCCGCCTTCTCCGCCGGCCCCGAGGCCCCCGTGGCCTACCGGCTGCCATCCAAGAGCGCCAGCTACGTAAAGACGCTGGACAGTGCCCTCAAGCACCGCAAGCCCACCATTGCTGACATCAACAACAGGCCCTGCCCGCTCTCCTTTAAGCCGCTGCTCTATGCTGCATTGACATCGCCGCCGCCACACCTGGCGACCACGGCCGCTTCCAGTAGTGCTTCTCGTCCACACAG ACCGGCGCAGACTTCTCAGCTGATATCATCAGTCGCCCAGCAGAAACTGCTTGAGATGGAAGACGACGTCGTCAGCCAGGGTTGCTCACGAACTCAACTGACCTCCGAAAGGGTCTCAACCTCGCTAGCTGTGATGCTAACCAAAGAG AAGCTGCAACAGCAGACTGAGAAATCGCCCCCGCATTCAGCCAGGAAGGCCGCAAGAACGAAATGCGGACAAGAGTTCTGCCGACTAGGCTGCGTATGCTTCAGCCTTCTTTATCCTGTCGTGGGGCCGCTCCACTGCCGCCAGCCCGCCTGCATGTTTGGCTGTACGTGCACCAAGCAGACGACACAGGATGGTCTATTGCAAGATAAAGCGACCGCTG gcaccgctctGGTGTATAAGCAGTGTTCCACCTCAAAGACGAAAAAACTGTGGAATCGCAATTGTTTAGACACAGATCAAGATCCCCTCTTTCAACCCAAAAGCCAATGTGTGCCCCCTGCAAAGCCTCTCGAGCCGTATAAGGCGCCTCTCAAACCGTATAAGGCACCTCCCAGCCAACAG ATTCAAGAAGAAGAGAAGGATCCTGTGTACAAGTATTTGGAGAGCTTCCTGACGTGCGCGCGGGTTCGCGCCTTCAACAGCAAGCCACCGTCTCAAAACAAACTTGATTACATACCATCCCTGGCCACCAACTCCATCAAGCAGAGCCGGCCCACCAGTGAGCCCAAAAAGCAAG AAAACTTGGTATCCAAAGAGAAGATGGCTAAAAAACAAATTGAGATCCAATCAGTATGTAACTGGGAGGAAGACCAAGAAATGATCTTGGAGACTTTGTGCAGGCGCCTTCATCAGGATAAACTCTCAGAGCCCTTCAGCATTGGACCGTATCTCATCCATCCTGTCACCAAGATCTTTATCCAAAAGCCCAGTGGGTCCCACCTCACCTATAGA GTACGTGTTAGTCGACCGTCAAAAATTCGCGATGGAATCGAGCATAGCTACAATAAGGCGGGAGAAGACCCCGAGCAGTCCGTGCAGCACTCAGAAGTCAAGCCCTTCCTGGCTGGTGTGTTGCCCGCTGGACTGATGGTGGCCAGAACCAAACCAGTTGGCCAACAAGCCTCTGAACTCATACAG GTGAATGGCAAAAGCTACAATTATGTTAACCTGTTGCTAGGCAGCATGGGTGCACTCCACCCAGCCAATCGACTAGCAGCATACGCTACGGGTAGGCTGCAGCTGCGTGCAGACCTTACTCGCAGGGTGGACCAGACCGCTACTGCCACCAGCGTGCACAAAGTTAACGAAAAGCCTGCCAATCAAAACTTAGAGAATGCAAAACCTGCTCATCAAAACTCGATGGCTACTGGCAGATTGCTACCCTTGGTGATGTCGGCAAAGAGCATCAATGATGTCCAGACCCATCCTCGGCTTT TTCAATTGTTAAAGCAACCATGTGTGAAAAAAGAACCCGAAAGTCCACCATCGAGGCAGTTGGCCCCCCTCACCGCCATCAACCCTTTCCAGCGGACACCCCGCTCGCCAGTCTCACTCACTGTGTCGCCCTCGCTGAAGACGCCCAGCTTTTTGAGCCAGAGCGGCACCTACACCTTCAGAATCTGCCCGCCATCATACCAGGGCGAGAAGGACAAAAACCTTTCCAGCGTCAACTTACCGGGGGGTTTTAGCCTCATTTGTTTACCAAAGCCAGCGGGTCCAAACGAACCCAAAAGTCAAGCTGCTCAGGAGGGGACATCTAATGGCTCTGTAATGGCGTCGGACATTAATGGAAGCCAGGCAATAAAAGACGAGCACCTGAGTTCTTCGTCAGATTGCGAATCCAGTATGAGTGATGACAGCGCAGACAGTGAC GTGGACTCCATCATAGACATTGAGAGCATTGAGGACTCCAAACAGCTAGTGGCCCAATACAAGCCACCTGTACTGTGCACGGACAACCCCAATGAGTCCAGAACGAAGAAGCGCAGGAACCACTCCGTCATCGAGAAGCAACGCCGCATAGAGCACCGTGCGCTTTTTGACGAGCTGCAGAAGGTGCTCGGCCAAGATGGAGGTTCCAGACTGCACCTTCTCTCACTG GCTTTGAGGGAAATCCAAATGCTGAAGTTCTTCTCTGAGGGCCTGctggagaggaagaagaagctgGCCCAGATCCAGGCGCTTCACGTGAAGAAATTGTCTTCCTTGTCTG gtaAGCCTGAAGACCTGATCAAACGCAATTTGAGCATGGTTTTCAGTAGCTTGAAGTACAAAGGCAGCTCCAAAGCAAAGCCTTTCTTCATGCGTCTGTACCAATCAAAAGAGGAGCCTGCCAAAGACGCCACCACCACCAGTCCGCCTTCCCCAGTCTTAGCCGCGCCACCGACACCAAAGCCTCAGCTCCTTCCACCAACGCCGCCACCTGTAGACCCAACACACCAGCTTGAAGCACCGTCACTTCCATCTCCCGCTCCCCAAAAGCCTGTCCAACACAATAAATCGCCTCCCGCTCAACCCAACAAATGCAACAAGACTCCTCCACCCGCACaacgatttgccatccctctaatTCGCTCCAAGACAGGCAGACTCATCCTGCCTTCGTCCATGAAACCTG CAGCTCAAGGCATCTACACGCTCATGCTCATGAACCCCAAACAGGATGCCGACGTTACGTCTACCAACTCTTCTAACAATGACTTAACCGACTCCCTGGACCGAGCATCACCTACGGACGTGGACCAGGACAGTCCCGTTCAAAAACTGACCGTGTATTCCAGGGAACAGATGATACCACTCTCCAATTCGAGTCCGTTACCAACGCGGCGGCCTAGAGGCAGACCTCGAAAAACCCAAAGAATCctgaaaagtaaaacaaaaccaGAGAAGGACATAATGTTCATCCCGAACAGCCGTAAGAAACAGCCGGCTCAACGCAGGAGAGGGCGGCCTCGCAAGAGCGAGCCCGTAGCAACCTTGGGGGATGCTGTTGGTCATAGGGCAGCGACCTCTGAGGATGCTGTTGGTTGTGGAGCATCGCGGCCGCGCACGCGAGGCTCCTTGGGTAAGGACTTCCCCAGTGCCAAGCGGCAGTCTTGGATAGACATAGAGATGGAGCTGGACCCCGATTCAGACTCTGACTAA